In Candidatus Cloacimonadota bacterium, the following proteins share a genomic window:
- the rsmH gene encoding 16S rRNA (cytosine(1402)-N(4))-methyltransferase RsmH — translation MIHYHKPVMLKEAISYLALKDNGIYVDATLGGGGHSSAILQANKTVRLYSFDRDEEAIRHNHNLKESNRERFLIFNDNFVNIRSRLALERITKIDGILFDLGVSFSQISTPSRGMSFDLDGRLDMRMNQQDELTAHDVVNTYSLEELTKIFREYGEEREAYRIALGIIKQRQIRPIETTLDLSEIIDKSTHSAYKIKAKARIFQGIRIYINGELEALKAALYDAVELINPTGRIVVISYHSLEDRTVKQLFVQEEKECICPPKFPKCICNKKKKLKIITKRPLLPSPEEVAENRQARSAKMRVAERINSY, via the coding sequence ATGATCCACTATCATAAACCTGTCATGCTGAAGGAAGCAATCTCCTATTTAGCGTTGAAAGATAATGGGATCTATGTTGATGCTACTTTGGGTGGCGGAGGGCATTCATCAGCAATTTTGCAGGCAAACAAAACTGTGAGATTATATTCTTTCGACCGGGATGAAGAGGCGATCAGACATAATCATAACTTAAAAGAGTCGAACAGAGAAAGATTTTTGATCTTTAATGATAATTTTGTCAATATTAGATCACGGCTTGCTTTGGAGAGAATAACCAAAATTGATGGTATATTATTTGATCTGGGAGTTTCATTTAGTCAGATCTCAACACCATCACGGGGAATGAGTTTTGATCTTGATGGTAGATTAGACATGAGAATGAACCAACAAGATGAACTGACTGCTCACGATGTTGTTAACACCTATTCATTAGAAGAATTAACCAAGATATTCAGAGAATATGGTGAAGAGAGAGAGGCGTACAGGATAGCTTTAGGTATCATTAAACAGCGTCAGATCCGTCCGATCGAGACAACTTTAGATTTGAGTGAGATCATTGATAAGAGTACTCACTCAGCTTATAAAATAAAAGCCAAGGCAAGAATATTTCAAGGGATCAGGATCTATATCAATGGGGAGTTGGAAGCATTAAAAGCAGCTCTTTATGATGCAGTAGAATTAATAAATCCGACCGGAAGAATCGTTGTTATTTCATATCATAGCTTAGAAGACCGAACAGTGAAACAACTGTTTGTTCAGGAAGAGAAAGAATGTATCTGTCCACCCAAGTTTCCCAAATGTATTTGTAATAAGAAAAAAAAGTTAAAGATCATAACAAAAAGACCGTTACTGCCATCACCGGAAGAAGTTGCAGAGAATAGGCAGGCAAGAAGTGCTAAGATGCGGGTAGCAGAGAGAATAAATAGTTATTAG
- a CDS encoding protein MraZ — translation MSGEFLGIFENAVHNNRITLPAVFKKNFSAASKQSVIVTIGSDGTNLAVYPLDNWNALIDRLKKGDENDKLFMNSLIDFALSKRELEGPGRIRIDSFLLEDVGIKDSVIIKGEGDYISLWNPEKFREERKKKLQFHSDRFNALSYRS, via the coding sequence ATGTCTGGTGAATTTTTAGGAATTTTCGAGAATGCTGTTCATAACAACAGAATCACTCTCCCTGCAGTTTTTAAGAAGAATTTTAGTGCTGCATCCAAGCAGAGTGTCATTGTCACAATAGGTTCAGATGGTACTAATCTGGCGGTATATCCCTTAGATAACTGGAATGCCCTGATTGACCGCTTGAAGAAAGGTGATGAAAATGATAAATTGTTTATGAATAGTCTGATCGATTTTGCTTTATCAAAACGGGAATTAGAAGGTCCTGGACGGATCAGGATCGATAGTTTTCTCTTAGAAGATGTTGGTATAAAAGATTCAGTGATCATCAAAGGTGAAGGTGATTACATATCTCTCTGGAATCCTGAGAAATTCAGAGAAGAAAGAAAGAAGAAACTACAATTTCATTCAGACAGATTCAACGCACTAAGTTACCGCTCATGA